The Moorella glycerini genomic interval CCGCTATATTATCACCGAACCGGGTGTCGGCTACCGGCTAGCAGTTAAGGAAGAAGGTGCCAATCCGTGCTAGGCGCCGGATGCCAACCCATGCTCTCCATATTTTTGCCCTGTCTTCGGGGTGGCGCCCGCCCACCCTTCGAGCCGGCATTCTGGGGTCCTCATTTTCTATTTCCACCTCTTTTTTGCCATGGTGAGCAACCTTACGCCCCGCCCATGCAACTGCTTGAATACCACGCCTTCAGAAACAAACCTGAGCACCACTTCCGGCTCCAGCACCCGCGTCCCGGAAATCAGGTCCACGCCGTAGTCAAACCACAAGGGTGTAAGGGGTGTAGTCGGACCAAGCACCATTACCAGGCTGTCTTTCCGGCAGAGCTTCAGGAGACTTTCCATAGTGCCGTTAATAAGGGCGGTGCCGGTTATGGCCACCACGTCGGCCCTTGGAATAACGATCCCCGCTGTATCAGCCGGGAGATCGCCGCTTTGGGGCCTTCTTTCTAGCACCCAGAGTTCTTTTGCTACCCGCCGTAGTCGTGGAACGAAAGGAAAATGCCCCACCACGGCAACCCGCTTCCCCGCCCCCCTTTCTATCAGTAATTCTCCGGCATTAATATCTTGGCATTGCTCTATATCCACCTCTAACAAAGAGTTGATCGCAGCTAGCCCAATAGTGGCTTCCAGGAGACTTGCCGAGGTAGCATAGCGGCAGAGCTCGCGGGCGCTTCTACCTGTCAAAGAGCCTGCTTCGCCTACGGGAAAACAGTTTTCATGTTCATGATTAAAAGTTGTCGAGGCCAGGCCGCAGTAACGGCTCCACACGCCGGTCCAAAAAGGACCAACTCGTACTTCCTTTACAACCTCATCGCCCGATAGGCCGGCAATAATAGCATCAATAAGGCTCATGCATTCGCCTCCTTGAAGGTAATGCTACAAACCAAAGAGTTTATAGCAGTTAGTGCAGGGCAGGGGCGGCAGGGGTACTTCCGGGTTATCCAGGAGAAAAGGTTTAGTCAGGTCCAGGCGGTAACGAAAGGGCTGTTTAAATTCCCGGGCGGCTTTATTGTTAGTCACCCTGGTCAGGCCTTCGGTAATTTTACCATAATTAAGAGGTGTAAAGGGCGCTTCCTGGCGGCAAAAGTAACGGGGTACCACACCTTTATAAGGCAGTCCCAGGTAAACACAAGGGGCTACCTCGCCGTGGCTATTAATGAAAATGTGTTTTAAGGGCCAGGCATCGCAGACCATGACGTCAGGATTAAACTGCAGGGGATAAACTCTTAAAGAAAGACCCAGACGTCCGGCCTGTTCTTCAGCCTCCTGGACGGCAAGAAGATAGTCTT includes:
- a CDS encoding DUF364 domain-containing protein, whose amino-acid sequence is MSLIDAIIAGLSGDEVVKEVRVGPFWTGVWSRYCGLASTTFNHEHENCFPVGEAGSLTGRSARELCRYATSASLLEATIGLAAINSLLEVDIEQCQDINAGELLIERGAGKRVAVVGHFPFVPRLRRVAKELWVLERRPQSGDLPADTAGIVIPRADVVAITGTALINGTMESLLKLCRKDSLVMVLGPTTPLTPLWFDYGVDLISGTRVLEPEVVLRFVSEGVVFKQLHGRGVRLLTMAKKRWK